One window of Chloroflexus aggregans DSM 9485 genomic DNA carries:
- a CDS encoding CPBP family intramembrane glutamic endopeptidase, translated as MLTWQHEGRRGALALLRRGLDVRFGWRWLIIILIGPMMIFGGSIIALFTLIGFFVILFTGGPLQEVFGWRGYASPRLQAHYGSAIASLIVGVAWWLWHAPAVFIPGRFMTNDLLSFGALTIVITLTSFIFTWVYQHTNGSILACLLLHTTMNWSIWPVMPSMQIDLITIGCMILVLSIVVGFMTIPTVRFTTH; from the coding sequence GTGCTCACGTGGCAACACGAGGGACGGCGTGGTGCGCTGGCGTTATTACGACGGGGACTTGACGTTCGTTTCGGCTGGCGCTGGTTGATCATCATTCTGATTGGGCCGATGATGATCTTCGGCGGATCGATCATCGCACTCTTCACCCTGATCGGGTTCTTCGTCATCCTGTTCACCGGCGGGCCGCTACAAGAAGTATTTGGCTGGCGCGGCTATGCCTCACCGCGCTTACAAGCACACTATGGCTCTGCCATCGCGAGCCTGATCGTCGGCGTGGCATGGTGGTTATGGCATGCACCGGCCGTCTTCATTCCGGGCCGGTTTATGACGAACGATCTTCTCTCTTTTGGCGCACTAACCATTGTAATCACCCTTACGTCATTTATCTTCACATGGGTTTACCAACACACCAATGGCAGCATACTAGCGTGCCTGTTGTTGCACACCACGATGAACTGGTCGATCTGGCCGGTGATGCCATCAATGCAGATTGACCTCATCACGATAGGGTGTATGATACTGGTTCTCTCTATCGTCGTTGGGTTCATGACAATCCCAACAGTCCGTTTCACCACGCACTAA
- a CDS encoding MgtC/SapB family protein translates to MLDNIASTELFYQFGLALLIGALIGLQREYAHGASSDLFAGVRTYAIIGVIGCAAGLAAITLQAPEIFAAMALVIGGLLIAAYVLSHGRDGPGLTSEMAVLITFLCGGMVAWGYGTVATAIGVAIAILLALKARLHGLARQLSPQDMQASLTLAGISLIVLPVLPNTPIGPAPLDVINPQKIWLLVVLISTLSFSGYILHKIIGTTRGIALTGLIGGIVSSTAVTLSNTQRSRITPELSQAYALAILLSWAVMFVRVGLLTGAIAPEVLQRLWPVLLAGGSGCLIWGGWLARRSRQHEGTPLNFGNPLELRSAIGFSLLYTTILVGANFARTQFGETGLFITSIFGGLVDVDAITLSLSELAITSGGLSNRLAASAIGVAVLTNTLIKGGIALVGGSSRLRRSITPALLLITGSILGTLFWPW, encoded by the coding sequence ATGCTCGATAACATCGCTAGCACTGAACTCTTTTACCAATTCGGCCTTGCCCTACTCATCGGCGCGCTCATTGGCCTACAACGCGAGTATGCTCACGGTGCTAGCAGTGATCTTTTCGCCGGTGTACGCACATACGCAATCATCGGTGTGATCGGCTGTGCAGCCGGTTTGGCCGCGATCACGCTCCAAGCACCGGAAATCTTTGCGGCGATGGCCCTAGTAATAGGTGGATTACTGATTGCCGCATACGTTCTCAGTCACGGACGCGATGGCCCCGGTCTCACCAGCGAAATGGCTGTTCTCATCACGTTCCTGTGTGGAGGAATGGTCGCGTGGGGCTACGGAACGGTGGCAACGGCAATCGGGGTGGCAATTGCTATTCTGCTAGCCCTGAAAGCCCGTCTACACGGCTTAGCGCGCCAACTCAGCCCGCAAGATATGCAAGCTTCGCTCACGCTGGCCGGTATCAGTCTCATTGTTTTGCCGGTGTTACCGAATACGCCGATTGGGCCAGCTCCATTGGACGTGATTAATCCGCAGAAGATATGGCTACTCGTTGTGTTAATCTCGACGCTGAGTTTCAGCGGCTACATACTGCATAAAATTATCGGCACTACTCGCGGCATTGCGCTCACCGGTCTGATTGGTGGCATCGTTTCTTCAACTGCGGTCACCCTCAGTAATACCCAACGCAGCCGGATCACGCCGGAATTGAGTCAGGCATACGCACTGGCCATCTTGCTGTCGTGGGCGGTAATGTTTGTGCGTGTCGGGCTACTCACCGGCGCGATTGCGCCGGAGGTCTTACAGCGATTATGGCCGGTGTTACTGGCAGGAGGCAGCGGCTGCCTCATCTGGGGAGGATGGCTGGCGCGCCGGTCACGCCAGCATGAGGGAACGCCGTTGAATTTTGGCAACCCGCTTGAATTGCGTTCAGCAATCGGATTCAGTCTCCTTTACACTACTATCCTTGTCGGCGCCAATTTCGCCCGTACCCAGTTTGGTGAGACCGGACTCTTCATTACCAGCATCTTCGGCGGACTTGTCGATGTGGATGCAATCACGTTATCGCTCAGCGAGCTAGCAATCACCTCTGGCGGGCTATCCAATCGGTTAGCGGCCAGCGCTATTGGAGTCGCCGTTTTGACCAACACATTGATAAAAGGGGGAATTGCGCTGGTCGGTGGGAGTAGCCGGTTGCGCCGTTCAATCACACCGGCGTTATTGCTGATCACCGGATCCATACTAGGCACACTCTTCTGGCCGTGGTAA
- a CDS encoding methyltransferase family protein, whose translation MMIRSPFRSFGLVFGQFACLGAIAFSGPLLPSSPLLLGLLAAGLGLSLWALLTMRLHRLSVLPDPLPRVELVSTGPYRLIRHPMYASLLIVTLAWVLNVPTLWRWALWLALLVVLVTKLSYEEQMLVATIPGYRAYQQRSWRLVPFLW comes from the coding sequence ATGATGATCCGTTCGCCGTTTCGTTCCTTTGGTTTGGTGTTTGGTCAGTTTGCCTGTTTGGGTGCCATCGCCTTCAGCGGGCCACTCCTGCCATCCTCTCCGCTCTTGCTAGGATTGCTGGCCGCCGGGCTGGGCCTTAGCTTGTGGGCTCTCCTCACGATGCGCCTGCATCGGCTCTCGGTATTGCCCGATCCGTTGCCACGGGTCGAGCTGGTTAGTACCGGACCGTACCGTCTGATCCGCCATCCGATGTATGCTAGCCTGCTTATCGTAACATTAGCGTGGGTCCTGAATGTACCGACATTGTGGCGCTGGGCCTTGTGGCTAGCCTTACTGGTTGTGTTAGTAACCAAGCTGAGCTATGAAGAACAGATGCTCGTGGCAACTATTCCCGGCTATCGTGCGTATCAGCAGCGATCGTGGCGTTTGGTGCCATTCCTCTGGTAG
- the ruvA gene encoding Holliday junction branch migration protein RuvA gives MIASIRGVIQSIGNDYLIVETGGIGFLIYAPRSTLSAAGAVGSDIFLHTILIVREDALTLYGFSDNAQRSLFEQLIGVSGVGPKLALSLLSSGTPDEVRSMIAGGDVARLARVPGIGKKTAERIVLELRGKIDFRQLAASGSTSVSALDRELSEILVSLGYSAAEAAAAIASLPSDAPPTLEERLRLALRYFGSA, from the coding sequence ATGATTGCATCAATTCGCGGCGTGATCCAGAGCATTGGTAATGACTATCTGATAGTTGAAACCGGCGGTATTGGCTTTCTGATCTATGCACCACGCTCAACCCTCAGTGCCGCCGGTGCAGTTGGTAGCGACATCTTCCTTCACACCATCTTAATTGTGCGAGAAGATGCGCTCACCCTCTACGGTTTCAGCGACAACGCTCAGCGTAGTCTCTTTGAACAACTGATCGGAGTTAGTGGAGTTGGGCCAAAATTGGCGCTGAGTTTGCTATCGAGCGGGACACCGGATGAAGTGCGGAGCATGATCGCCGGTGGAGACGTAGCCCGATTGGCGCGGGTACCGGGGATCGGCAAGAAGACGGCCGAGCGGATTGTGCTTGAGTTGCGCGGCAAGATCGATTTCCGCCAGCTCGCGGCGAGCGGCAGTACGAGTGTCAGCGCTCTTGATCGCGAACTCAGCGAGATTTTAGTCAGTTTGGGCTACAGCGCCGCCGAGGCAGCCGCAGCGATCGCATCGTTACCCAGTGACGCACCACCGACGTTAGAGGAACGATTACGGTTGGCGTTACGCTATTTCGGCAGCGCATAA
- a CDS encoding phosphoribosyltransferase family protein translates to MNLLPTTLCEPFPPLVQRINAEAVVINDRILKIDHLLNHRIDTDLMQAIGAELATRLVPFQPDLILTAEASGIPPALSTAFACRIPLVYAKKYHPDVPMPALTRRVSSPTKGGEVLLAITARFIPVNARVAIVDDFLANGRTALALVEMAQEAGASVVAAAFVVEKVFQQGREPLLALGVPVIALAQIERFADGRPVIVGWPLS, encoded by the coding sequence ATGAACCTCTTGCCTACTACGCTCTGTGAACCATTCCCACCACTCGTTCAGCGGATCAATGCCGAAGCTGTTGTGATCAATGATCGCATCCTCAAAATCGATCATCTGCTCAATCATCGTATTGATACCGATTTGATGCAGGCTATCGGTGCTGAACTCGCGACCCGCCTTGTACCATTTCAGCCGGATCTTATCCTGACGGCAGAGGCGAGCGGTATTCCACCGGCGTTGTCAACAGCGTTTGCCTGTCGCATACCGCTGGTGTATGCCAAAAAATACCATCCCGATGTGCCGATGCCGGCGCTTACACGCCGAGTCTCTTCGCCTACGAAAGGAGGAGAGGTGCTATTGGCAATCACCGCCCGCTTTATTCCCGTTAACGCACGGGTGGCAATTGTCGACGATTTCTTGGCCAATGGACGGACAGCCCTCGCGTTGGTCGAGATGGCGCAAGAGGCCGGTGCCAGCGTTGTGGCAGCGGCGTTCGTGGTGGAGAAGGTATTTCAACAGGGGCGTGAACCGTTGCTTGCGTTAGGGGTGCCGGTGATCGCTTTGGCCCAAATCGAACGATTTGCCGACGGCCGGCCGGTCATCGTCGGTTGGCCGTTATCGTAG
- a CDS encoding bifunctional nuclease family protein, with amino-acid sequence MIRVVVDSIRVSLLTQSRVVVLRETEGNRYLPIWIGQFEADAIASAIQGHEPQRPMTHDLLKAAISELDGLVRQIYINDIRDNTFFARIIIDQAGRTLELDARPSDAIALAERVQAPIFVAEHVLEQAGVLFDEEEQSDATLPTPASRSEEPKPEAETEAEPELNEDSLSIFRNFINTLDLDDRDRSGEKS; translated from the coding sequence ATGATACGAGTCGTTGTCGATAGTATCCGTGTCAGCCTATTGACGCAGAGCCGGGTCGTCGTTCTCCGCGAAACTGAAGGCAATCGTTATTTGCCCATCTGGATCGGCCAGTTTGAAGCCGACGCCATTGCGTCAGCTATTCAAGGTCACGAACCACAACGTCCGATGACCCACGATCTGCTCAAGGCTGCTATTAGCGAGTTAGACGGTTTGGTTCGCCAGATCTATATCAACGATATCCGTGACAATACATTCTTCGCGCGGATTATCATTGATCAGGCAGGACGTACCCTCGAATTGGATGCACGTCCGAGTGACGCTATCGCCCTTGCTGAGCGGGTCCAAGCACCCATCTTCGTGGCTGAGCATGTGCTTGAACAAGCTGGTGTCCTCTTTGATGAAGAGGAACAGTCCGATGCAACCCTCCCCACTCCTGCAAGCCGCAGCGAAGAACCGAAGCCCGAGGCTGAAACCGAAGCGGAACCCGAGCTTAACGAGGATTCACTGTCGATCTTCCGCAATTTTATCAACACGCTCGATCTGGACGACCGCGATCGCTCCGGTGAGAAGTCGTAA
- a CDS encoding peptidoglycan DD-metalloendopeptidase family protein, which produces MQVIFNHPPWFERWMRSRRRLATARYTVRRLRNRTIVSVLRPPDVAPLPVVQWRFRLSRQVGHGFLLLAVIVMLAVDYSFPWQQLITGRHQVHTPSVATVVATSAEQAVGVARAVRVTASVAREPEPIAPALRAPVPVVTAYRTTHLLAEGETLAEVAARYQIPLSTLVWTNGLDRGDALRVGQPLRIARLAGVTHTVEAGETLAALAERYGVAPEAIATFAPNRLRNGQLIVGQEIFIPGGRLAWSPEQEAAFAQRKAEPVGIVLANETNVRSGPSTDHQRLAQLTAGRQVALRGRYGDWVLVALGETIGWIRSDLLELDPEQVAALPEVRDFPPPPPRWVWPAQGVLTSGFGPRWGGFHNGIDIANVAWTPIVAASRGWVYEAGRCSGYGYCVKIRHPGGIETIYGHLVTRPVVQVGQEVSTGQLIGYMGSTYDRAGGGYSTGVHLHFTILVNGRAVNPLRYLP; this is translated from the coding sequence ATGCAGGTTATTTTTAATCATCCTCCATGGTTTGAGCGATGGATGCGCAGTCGGCGACGGCTTGCTACGGCGCGTTATACCGTGCGTCGGTTGCGTAATCGGACGATTGTCTCGGTACTACGACCACCTGACGTTGCTCCCCTTCCGGTGGTGCAATGGCGCTTCCGCCTGTCACGTCAGGTTGGTCATGGATTTCTCCTCCTCGCCGTTATCGTCATGCTCGCAGTTGATTATAGTTTCCCTTGGCAGCAACTGATTACGGGTCGGCATCAGGTGCATACACCGAGTGTGGCGACAGTGGTGGCAACGTCGGCCGAGCAAGCGGTAGGCGTGGCGAGGGCAGTACGGGTGACCGCATCGGTAGCTCGTGAACCTGAGCCGATTGCACCGGCGTTACGTGCGCCGGTGCCGGTAGTGACGGCATATCGAACAACCCACCTGCTCGCGGAGGGGGAGACCCTGGCTGAGGTGGCGGCTCGCTATCAGATTCCGCTAAGCACATTAGTATGGACAAACGGCCTTGATCGTGGCGATGCCTTGCGGGTGGGGCAACCGTTGCGGATTGCCCGTTTGGCCGGTGTGACCCACACCGTAGAGGCTGGAGAGACGTTAGCCGCTTTGGCCGAGCGGTACGGGGTGGCACCGGAAGCGATTGCAACCTTTGCACCGAATCGGTTGCGCAACGGACAGTTAATCGTTGGCCAAGAGATTTTTATTCCCGGCGGGCGCCTGGCATGGTCACCCGAACAAGAAGCGGCATTTGCCCAGCGTAAGGCCGAGCCGGTTGGGATCGTCCTCGCTAATGAAACAAATGTTCGTTCTGGTCCAAGCACCGATCACCAACGTCTTGCCCAATTAACCGCTGGGCGGCAAGTTGCGTTGCGTGGGCGGTATGGCGATTGGGTATTGGTTGCTCTTGGGGAAACGATCGGTTGGATTCGCAGCGATCTGCTCGAGTTGGATCCGGAACAGGTTGCCGCACTGCCGGAAGTGCGCGACTTCCCTCCCCCACCGCCTCGTTGGGTTTGGCCGGCGCAGGGGGTGTTAACTTCAGGGTTTGGCCCACGTTGGGGCGGCTTTCATAATGGTATCGACATTGCGAATGTGGCTTGGACTCCAATTGTGGCTGCGAGTCGTGGTTGGGTGTACGAAGCCGGCCGGTGTAGCGGTTACGGCTACTGTGTGAAGATTCGCCATCCCGGCGGGATTGAGACGATTTACGGTCATTTAGTTACCCGCCCGGTTGTGCAGGTTGGTCAGGAAGTCAGTACCGGCCAATTAATCGGTTATATGGGAAGCACTTACGATCGTGCCGGTGGTGGATACTCGACCGGCGTGCATCTCCACTTTACGATCCTCGTCAACGGACGTGCAGTGAATCCACTCCGTTACCTACCGTGA